From Candidatus Binatia bacterium, the proteins below share one genomic window:
- a CDS encoding FAD/NAD(P)-binding protein — protein sequence MKSISEDTASTVKLDWLIIGGGIHGVHIAARLLGEADIDPQQIRIVDPGERLLERWHTSTATTGMSHLRSPSVHHLGLNASSLQRFAGKRKKRKSGLFAPPYDRPALGLFNAHCDRIIERFELSNLHIRARASACAVECDGVRVALSTGPEILAQQVVLAMGAGEQPEWPEWSPRDDPRVQHVFDRGFHGWPTAKEAVVVFGGGISASQVALRLVEEGHQVHLVSRHELREHQFDSDPGWLGPKLMAGFSREPDVGRRRAMISEARHRGSVPPDVQRAVRRAIAAGQLLWHEGEVESVEAGHEMLTMRLSTGSVLEVQRVLLATGFGSQRPGGALVDQLADSASLPCAGCGYPIVDTALRWHPRVYVSGPLAELELGPASRNIAGARRAAERLVQAVRSTRDSGAAASL from the coding sequence GTGAAGAGTATTTCCGAGGATACCGCCAGTACCGTGAAACTCGATTGGTTGATTATCGGGGGCGGAATCCATGGAGTACATATTGCGGCCCGCCTGCTTGGCGAAGCCGATATAGATCCGCAACAGATCCGCATCGTGGACCCGGGCGAGCGTTTGCTGGAGCGCTGGCACACTTCGACGGCGACGACCGGGATGAGTCATCTGCGCTCCCCATCCGTTCATCACCTCGGCCTGAATGCCTCGTCGCTGCAACGGTTCGCGGGAAAGCGCAAGAAACGCAAGTCAGGCCTCTTTGCGCCTCCCTACGATCGGCCTGCGCTTGGTCTTTTCAACGCCCACTGCGATCGGATCATCGAGCGCTTCGAGCTCTCGAATCTCCATATACGCGCCCGTGCGAGTGCGTGCGCTGTCGAGTGTGATGGCGTCCGCGTGGCACTTTCGACGGGACCCGAGATTCTCGCGCAGCAGGTCGTGCTTGCGATGGGAGCTGGCGAACAGCCTGAGTGGCCTGAGTGGTCGCCAAGAGATGACCCCCGTGTTCAGCACGTTTTCGATCGAGGCTTCCATGGTTGGCCAACGGCCAAGGAGGCTGTCGTGGTCTTTGGCGGAGGAATCTCGGCCAGCCAGGTGGCACTGCGTCTCGTAGAAGAAGGGCATCAGGTTCATCTGGTTTCACGTCACGAACTGCGCGAGCATCAATTTGATAGCGATCCGGGCTGGCTTGGCCCGAAGCTGATGGCAGGCTTCAGTCGCGAACCCGACGTCGGCCGCCGGCGGGCGATGATCTCGGAAGCACGCCACCGAGGGTCCGTTCCGCCAGACGTTCAGCGTGCGGTGCGCCGGGCCATCGCCGCCGGACAACTCCTGTGGCATGAGGGTGAGGTTGAGAGCGTCGAAGCGGGTCACGAGATGCTCACGATGCGGCTCTCGACCGGGTCAGTTTTGGAAGTCCAGCGCGTGCTTTTGGCTACCGGCTTTGGCTCACAGCGTCCCGGTGGCGCTTTGGTGGACCAACTGGCGGATTCCGCCTCGCTACCCTGCGCGGGCTGTGGCTACCCCATCGTGGACACAGCGCTCCGCTGGCACCCGCGCGTTTACGTCTCGGGCCCGCTCGCGGAGCTGGAACTGGGGCCCGCCTCGAGGAATATCGCTGGCGCGCGACGGGCCGCCGAGAGGCTGGTGCAGGCTGTTCGTTCGACTCGCGACTCTGGCGCCGCCGCCAGCCTGTAA
- a CDS encoding glycosyl hydrolase family 28-related protein: MIQQHVVFATRCRSWLVIFFTVSIALIGATPGKAVGANIAVPGDYATIQEAIDAASDGDSIDVAAGTYVPTTTIRVDKEVTLLGAGSDSTTIDVGNYNAWGIYITADNVQFSGFTIQGDAASNQQYPVKVGSSNNVTGARICENVTLDDLVVQGGQRSGIDLNGVSGGLLNNISSTGATSGFGLSISSSIDITVSDLTTSSNAWGDVAVFPANTAFQWPALEAPAGIVFTGTLALSAGAGAIAVQDGALVSGGTWSGSISTDPAALADVTVPATFSHRIDSSRTGDGLVSHLATPGAIAGLVAQYLVSLGSFSEIVIQDMINEDFEVVEGLYIQDAIDAATDGDTINIAAGTYTNGSGICHGPQLYAMSIDKELTVAGAGDGTDPASNTVFAPASCGGQASNGVIFIDATDDVVLSGLYIDAQVNLDSGTGQEYARGLQTAASGTGSPIDNLLVEDVTISGTSHSCFEFNYTTNSIARNVHCDRSNAGYNGGTANGYRLVASTDFLLENATASTGASSYYLVSFQDHNTYTLRNVTLAGGAADYGQYLYMPYNFHETDKLQAVTYENVAIADVPTGIHVLAEAGTTITLSAAPGELSFTNVDVPLWIDNTNGASTFVDLQAFTCNSGLDWMVEDDGDGSQRWFQSEADASAWAGPMNCVGNCTWQNTGCCGDGTVNPTFEQCDDGDGTNGTFGSCCEASCTFEPAATLCRNDAGQCDVADYCSGASDVCADSFEPNTTTCTGSSQGDVCDNDASDLCSGVANTCVDAFQASSVTCRAATGQCDVAEECTGSAGACPSDAFQPNTTPCTGASQGDACDLDPDDRCLGTADTCVDAYQASGYVCRGGSGDPNSSGFTCDPDEVCNGNSGACPADTVSSAGTVCNAGSGDPNGSGFICDPDEVCSGIAGEACPVDGFSGDTVVCNAGGGDPNGSGFICDPDELCPGVPDQACAVDTFSGPSVVCNSGSGNPNGGSVCDPDEYCVGSADTACPSDIIEPVNTECREAIGECDNDEVCSGVADDACGTDVFFDDGLSCYTDPYIEDAPNREAPVSPLPCVNDECLCESGLCVAPNGFAVSSVRVSTSKPGKSTGKARVKGLVLDDATEGDFIVDLLADTIAVTITDQDGSFSVSEVLSGCESTGRNPNKPIYKCAWAGGKATFKALEFVPNTYDVTTSLKRIAEAQTGTEAIDLPLRIAFGKTSFYRVDRTGSISTVCRPNKTNTRISCRVPAE, from the coding sequence ATGATCCAACAACATGTCGTTTTCGCTACTCGATGCCGATCGTGGCTCGTGATTTTCTTCACTGTTTCCATAGCTTTGATTGGGGCGACCCCGGGCAAGGCGGTGGGCGCGAACATCGCTGTCCCCGGCGACTATGCCACGATTCAGGAAGCGATCGATGCTGCCAGCGACGGAGACTCGATCGACGTGGCTGCCGGCACCTACGTCCCGACTACGACAATCCGGGTCGACAAGGAAGTGACTCTTCTGGGAGCGGGAAGCGACTCGACGACGATCGACGTCGGTAACTACAATGCCTGGGGCATTTATATCACCGCGGACAACGTACAATTCAGCGGCTTTACAATTCAGGGCGACGCGGCCTCAAACCAGCAGTATCCGGTCAAGGTCGGCTCCAGCAACAACGTAACCGGGGCACGAATTTGTGAAAATGTGACCCTCGACGACCTTGTTGTTCAGGGCGGCCAACGGAGCGGCATCGACTTGAACGGCGTATCGGGAGGCCTCCTCAACAACATCTCATCCACCGGCGCGACCAGTGGCTTTGGTCTTTCTATCAGCAGCTCTATCGACATAACGGTCAGCGATTTGACGACCAGTAGCAACGCATGGGGTGATGTCGCCGTGTTTCCTGCCAACACGGCCTTCCAATGGCCCGCGCTGGAGGCGCCCGCAGGGATCGTCTTCACGGGAACGCTGGCACTCTCGGCGGGAGCAGGCGCCATTGCGGTTCAGGACGGCGCACTCGTGAGTGGTGGAACTTGGTCCGGATCAATCTCCACAGATCCGGCAGCGCTAGCGGATGTGACCGTACCTGCGACATTCAGTCATCGCATCGATTCCAGCCGGACAGGCGACGGGCTGGTAAGCCACCTGGCAACTCCCGGAGCGATCGCGGGGCTGGTCGCTCAATACCTTGTCTCCCTGGGCTCCTTCTCGGAAATCGTGATTCAGGACATGATCAACGAGGACTTCGAGGTGGTCGAGGGGCTCTATATTCAGGACGCGATCGACGCAGCGACAGACGGCGATACCATCAACATTGCGGCAGGCACCTACACCAATGGGAGTGGCATCTGCCACGGCCCACAACTCTACGCGATGAGTATCGACAAGGAATTGACGGTCGCAGGAGCAGGTGATGGCACTGATCCCGCATCGAATACAGTATTTGCCCCCGCCAGTTGCGGCGGGCAAGCTAGCAACGGAGTGATCTTTATCGATGCTACGGACGATGTCGTCCTGAGCGGCCTGTACATCGATGCGCAGGTCAACCTCGATTCGGGTACCGGGCAGGAATACGCAAGAGGTCTCCAGACAGCGGCCTCCGGCACAGGGTCTCCGATCGATAATTTGTTGGTAGAGGACGTCACCATTTCCGGGACCTCGCACTCCTGCTTCGAGTTCAATTACACGACCAACTCGATCGCGCGGAATGTCCACTGCGACCGAAGCAACGCCGGTTACAACGGAGGAACTGCCAACGGATACCGACTTGTCGCCTCCACCGACTTCCTGCTCGAGAACGCGACGGCCTCTACCGGAGCGAGCTCATACTATCTCGTCTCGTTTCAGGACCATAATACCTACACCCTTCGAAACGTGACGTTGGCTGGAGGAGCGGCTGATTATGGGCAGTACCTCTACATGCCCTACAACTTCCACGAAACCGACAAACTACAGGCCGTCACTTATGAGAACGTTGCCATTGCCGACGTTCCCACGGGAATTCACGTCCTGGCAGAGGCCGGAACGACGATCACTCTGAGTGCGGCGCCCGGGGAGCTCAGTTTCACGAACGTCGATGTGCCCCTCTGGATCGACAACACGAATGGTGCCAGCACCTTCGTCGACCTTCAGGCGTTCACCTGCAACAGCGGCCTTGACTGGATGGTCGAAGACGACGGTGACGGATCACAGCGGTGGTTCCAGTCCGAAGCAGACGCGAGTGCCTGGGCGGGACCGATGAACTGTGTCGGGAACTGCACTTGGCAGAACACCGGATGCTGCGGCGACGGAACGGTCAACCCGACCTTCGAGCAATGCGATGATGGTGATGGCACCAACGGGACCTTCGGGAGTTGCTGTGAAGCCTCCTGCACCTTCGAGCCGGCCGCTACACTCTGCCGCAATGATGCCGGGCAGTGCGATGTCGCAGATTATTGCTCGGGTGCCAGCGACGTTTGTGCCGACAGCTTCGAGCCGAACACGACTACCTGCACGGGTTCCTCTCAGGGCGACGTCTGCGATAACGATGCCAGCGACCTCTGTTCCGGTGTGGCCAACACCTGCGTCGATGCTTTTCAGGCATCCAGCGTCACTTGTCGTGCTGCGACCGGTCAGTGTGACGTCGCAGAGGAATGCACAGGCAGTGCGGGCGCGTGTCCCAGCGACGCGTTCCAACCGAACACCACGCCGTGCACCGGGGCCTCGCAAGGAGATGCCTGCGACCTGGATCCCGACGATCGTTGCCTCGGCACTGCGGATACCTGTGTCGATGCCTATCAGGCGTCCGGTTACGTTTGTCGTGGCGGGTCAGGCGATCCCAATTCATCCGGGTTCACCTGCGATCCTGATGAGGTATGCAACGGTAACTCCGGCGCGTGTCCCGCCGACACTGTTTCGAGCGCAGGAACTGTCTGTAACGCGGGTAGCGGTGACCCCAACGGATCCGGGTTTATTTGCGATCCCGATGAGGTCTGTTCGGGTATTGCTGGCGAAGCATGCCCAGTGGATGGGTTCTCGGGCGATACGGTAGTCTGCAATGCGGGCGGGGGCGATCCCAACGGCTCCGGTTTCATCTGCGACCCGGACGAACTCTGCCCGGGCGTGCCGGACCAAGCGTGCGCTGTTGATACCTTCTCGGGCCCCAGCGTGGTCTGCAACTCAGGGTCGGGGAACCCGAACGGAGGTTCCGTCTGTGATCCCGACGAATACTGCGTCGGATCTGCTGACACGGCTTGCCCAAGCGACATCATTGAGCCAGTCAACACGGAGTGCCGAGAGGCGATCGGTGAGTGCGACAATGATGAGGTTTGCAGTGGCGTTGCCGACGATGCCTGCGGAACCGATGTGTTCTTTGATGACGGCCTCTCTTGCTACACTGATCCCTACATCGAAGACGCGCCCAACCGGGAGGCCCCGGTTTCCCCCCTCCCCTGCGTCAACGACGAATGTCTTTGTGAAAGCGGCCTCTGTGTCGCACCCAATGGTTTCGCCGTTAGCAGCGTCCGAGTCTCGACTTCGAAACCCGGGAAATCAACCGGCAAGGCTCGCGTCAAGGGTCTTGTGCTCGATGACGCCACAGAAGGGGATTTCATCGTCGATTTGTTGGCCGATACGATTGCCGTGACGATCACAGATCAGGATGGCTCGTTCTCGGTGAGCGAAGTACTGTCGGGCTGCGAGTCAACCGGGAGAAACCCCAACAAGCCCATTTACAAATGTGCCTGGGCGGGCGGTAAAGCCACCTTCAAAGCGCTCGAGTTCGTGCCGAATACCTACGACGTGACGACCAGCCTGAAGCGAATCGCTGAAGCCCAAACCGGCACAGAAGCGATCGACTTGCCTCTCCGAATCGCTTTCGGGAAAACCTCTTTCTACAGAGTCGACCGAACCGGATCTATCAGCACAGTATGCCGTCCCAACAAAACGAATACTCGAATCTCTTGCCGAGTTCCTGCTGAATAA
- a CDS encoding NAD(P)-binding domain-containing protein, whose protein sequence is MNTIPFSETYDVVVVGGGAAGVGVSIALRHAGIENFVVLDRQTVGASFSAWPAETRFITPSFPTNSVGMLDLNSIAIGVSPAFSLEVEHPTGAEYAAHLRGVAKFFELPIQENTDVQRIEKIGDEFQIETGDETLRTRHVIWAAGEFQYPRLNGFAGSELCRHTATIESYEDLEGDDFIIVGGYESGIDAAYHLAYCDKSVRLFDRGSPWKEETSDPSVALSTFSLERMREYPFEEQVELFPRMPVHSVARRDEIYEITTQDGRSFQTPVAPLLAGGFEGSHKSISHLFEQREDGFPLLSEHDESTTVPGMFLCGPSVRHDNLVFCFIYKYRQRFAVVAKAIATSMGLPAEELEAYRQWGMYLDDLSCCGEECATC, encoded by the coding sequence ATGAATACAATTCCATTTTCCGAGACCTATGACGTCGTCGTCGTCGGCGGTGGTGCCGCAGGCGTCGGCGTTTCGATAGCGCTTCGACATGCGGGCATCGAGAACTTCGTCGTCCTCGATCGCCAAACCGTCGGCGCTTCATTTTCCGCATGGCCCGCCGAGACCAGATTCATCACGCCTTCATTTCCGACTAATTCCGTCGGGATGCTGGACCTGAACTCCATAGCGATTGGCGTTTCGCCCGCATTCAGTCTTGAGGTCGAACATCCAACCGGCGCCGAATATGCGGCCCATCTGCGGGGTGTTGCGAAGTTCTTCGAGTTGCCCATTCAGGAAAACACAGACGTCCAGCGCATCGAGAAGATAGGCGACGAGTTTCAAATCGAGACCGGCGACGAAACGTTGCGAACCAGACATGTGATCTGGGCCGCCGGAGAATTTCAATACCCCCGTCTCAACGGATTTGCGGGCAGCGAACTCTGTCGCCACACCGCCACTATCGAGAGCTATGAAGACCTCGAAGGCGACGACTTTATCATCGTGGGCGGCTACGAGAGCGGTATCGACGCGGCCTACCACCTCGCCTACTGCGACAAAAGTGTTCGTCTCTTCGACAGAGGTTCGCCCTGGAAAGAGGAGACCTCCGACCCGAGCGTTGCGCTATCCACGTTTTCACTCGAACGGATGCGAGAATATCCGTTCGAGGAGCAAGTCGAACTGTTCCCCCGAATGCCCGTTCACTCGGTGGCTCGTCGGGATGAAATATACGAGATCACCACTCAGGACGGCCGAAGCTTCCAAACCCCCGTCGCGCCGCTGCTGGCCGGCGGTTTTGAAGGGAGCCACAAATCGATCTCGCATCTATTCGAGCAACGGGAAGATGGATTCCCTCTTCTGAGCGAACATGACGAGTCAACGACGGTGCCGGGAATGTTTCTTTGTGGCCCGTCGGTCCGTCATGACAACCTCGTCTTTTGCTTCATCTACAAATATCGACAACGCTTCGCTGTGGTTGCCAAGGCAATCGCAACATCAATGGGATTGCCGGCAGAGGAGCTGGAAGCGTATCGACAGTGGGGCATGTACCTCGATGATCTCTCCTGCTGCGGGGAGGAATGCGCGACATGCTGA
- the zigA gene encoding zinc metallochaperone GTPase ZigA produces MMPNQSTVSNQPRLPVTVLSGFLGAGKTTLLNQVLNNREGRRVAVIVNDMSEVNIDAALIGRGGAELSRTDEKLVEMSNGCICCTLRDDLLAEVSRLAQEGRFDNLLIESTGISEPIPVAQTFTFEDENGVSLSQVAKLDTMVTVVDAASFLRDYNAAEALQDRGESLGDDDERTVTDLLIDQIEFADVIVLNKRDLVSYDQALEVEAMLKALNPGAKILPAIHGQIPLQSVLDTGLFDYDKAASSAGWIREMEGEHIPETEEYGISSFTYQTPEPFDAEKLWAFLNDEENWCGVLRSKGFFWVAADHRVAYEWAQAGGISNVNPAGMWWAAVPREHWEMPDGERPDQEPGWHPRFGDRAQQLVFIGQKMDEAALRGRLDACPLDKHLASGTSSAWSELENPFPEFVMDEEPA; encoded by the coding sequence ATGATGCCCAATCAGTCGACCGTTTCGAATCAACCGCGTCTCCCAGTCACGGTCCTGTCCGGGTTTCTAGGGGCCGGAAAGACCACGCTTCTGAACCAGGTGCTCAATAACCGCGAGGGTCGTCGGGTGGCGGTGATCGTCAATGATATGAGCGAGGTGAATATCGACGCGGCGCTGATTGGTCGGGGCGGGGCGGAGCTCAGCAGGACCGATGAAAAGCTGGTTGAGATGTCCAACGGTTGTATTTGCTGCACCCTGCGCGACGACTTGCTGGCCGAGGTGTCTCGACTCGCTCAGGAAGGTCGGTTTGACAACCTGCTCATCGAATCGACAGGGATCTCGGAGCCCATACCGGTGGCGCAGACATTTACGTTCGAGGATGAGAACGGGGTGAGCCTCAGTCAGGTGGCCAAACTCGATACGATGGTCACGGTGGTGGATGCGGCGAGCTTCCTGAGGGATTATAACGCGGCCGAAGCGCTTCAGGATCGTGGAGAATCTCTCGGAGACGACGACGAACGCACCGTTACCGACCTTTTGATTGACCAGATCGAGTTCGCGGACGTCATCGTTCTCAATAAGCGCGATCTGGTCAGTTATGATCAGGCGCTCGAGGTCGAGGCCATGCTCAAAGCACTCAACCCGGGGGCCAAGATTCTGCCGGCGATCCACGGTCAAATCCCGCTCCAATCGGTGCTCGATACCGGCTTGTTCGACTATGACAAAGCGGCCAGCTCTGCCGGGTGGATTCGAGAGATGGAGGGGGAGCACATACCCGAGACCGAAGAGTACGGAATCTCGAGCTTTACCTACCAAACTCCCGAGCCTTTTGATGCCGAAAAGCTTTGGGCCTTCCTGAATGACGAAGAAAACTGGTGCGGCGTGTTACGCTCGAAGGGTTTTTTCTGGGTCGCTGCCGATCATCGAGTCGCCTACGAATGGGCTCAGGCTGGTGGGATAAGCAACGTGAATCCTGCCGGGATGTGGTGGGCGGCTGTGCCGCGTGAGCATTGGGAAATGCCCGACGGCGAGCGCCCGGATCAGGAGCCCGGCTGGCATCCACGTTTCGGCGATCGCGCCCAGCAGTTGGTTTTTATCGGGCAAAAGATGGATGAAGCTGCGCTCCGAGGGCGCCTCGACGCCTGTCCTCTCGACAAGCACCTTGCGAGCGGGACGAGCAGCGCCTGGTCCGAACTGGAGAATCCGTTTCCCGAATTTGTCATGGATGAGGAGCCGGCGTGA